In Chitinophaga nivalis, a single genomic region encodes these proteins:
- the recC gene encoding exodeoxyribonuclease V subunit gamma: MALYLKVSNSLNSLAQGLSQDLQAAGNSVFQPHYIITQTEGMNNWLKLQLAYQLGIAANCRFMKPNDLLHQLYMMLGGPYTAVLSPQNLSWLLFKLLGEKAFTEKYPDTAAYYQDQGPDSALKRMSLAERVADLFDQYQVYRPDMIQEWTRADVAAMQQADWQQWLWMKIKTMSGKALPDKTIIGAYILDTLRINGPKVNLASRIPAIHLFGLSIITAYHVKILHELSAYIDVYFHIINPAPAVFWFDDKNEKQLARWRQKGLQELAANTAGNTLLTGWGSVIQNSFGLFFAYDAFLNAYEDIDIVEPEPDSLLHKIQHDIFMAATNERQPLSLEDTRDGSVTINSCYTIAREVEVLYNYLVHLVDQRHEALSPRDIVVMVSDIDAYAPYIKAVFNHAPYRFRYTIADESYTDNDNLFNALHAILTVTADNFKAETVIQLLDFSYIRKRFALQDPLRIRAIVQAANIRFGIEGDKTEETHFVSWRYGIQRIMYGICMSGNEEYGTGADSFFPLDQLEGSDAHEIIRFCHFAAVLMDSIEDRTHDRSIAEWVTYAERLLHNLVFEPQEEVDEDYTTLMKELTDYNTLNEYMDDKISFEVFNHSFLQTLTGTTRAGLFVNGGITFCSLIPMRSIPFKVVALMGLNYDKFPRRENKSSFNLMEQQRQRGDRNVKENDKHLFLETVLSAQNYLYISYVGKNAKDNTIQPPSALVDELVDYIEAGTDPAEQSQVRSLLITQQPLQGFSRKYATGNDQLFSYLNNNTLHKKTVLKEQKITDPLNFDEITLDELVSFFRNPFRAYYNKVLGIYYNNEQILLKETELFSLDNLDQWDIKNRLLPVAANETGILQKMLVRKGRLPLSNMATVALHQVEELVVPVRALYDTLTKGTEEKRLPVELSVDGSLLKGTIPQVFDDKFLQVSWSKKETKYLIAAYIRYLAGTAAGVLTGMHFISGTKKEAVFAAVPLSQQTAQHRLQELVRLYKSGFSKMLPFYPDFETEPAELDTLGTDKFLVMISKKLESNTDPYIMQEYEKGFFEEEDTLAAYKAICQLLITPLATIFPEYYV, translated from the coding sequence ATGGCATTGTATTTAAAAGTGTCTAATTCACTGAACAGCCTGGCGCAGGGCCTTTCTCAGGACCTGCAAGCCGCCGGCAACAGTGTTTTTCAGCCACATTACATTATTACCCAAACCGAAGGGATGAATAACTGGCTCAAGTTGCAACTGGCCTACCAGCTGGGTATTGCAGCCAACTGCCGGTTTATGAAACCCAACGACCTCCTGCATCAGCTATACATGATGCTGGGAGGGCCCTACACTGCCGTGCTTTCTCCGCAAAATCTCAGCTGGCTGCTTTTCAAACTGCTGGGAGAAAAAGCGTTTACAGAAAAATATCCGGATACTGCCGCCTATTACCAGGATCAGGGCCCCGACAGCGCATTAAAACGGATGTCGCTCGCAGAAAGAGTAGCCGATCTTTTTGACCAGTACCAGGTGTACCGGCCGGATATGATCCAGGAGTGGACCCGCGCAGATGTTGCGGCCATGCAGCAAGCCGACTGGCAGCAATGGCTGTGGATGAAGATAAAAACCATGTCTGGCAAAGCTCTGCCCGACAAAACCATTATTGGCGCCTATATCCTGGATACCTTACGCATAAATGGACCCAAAGTGAATCTGGCAAGCAGGATACCCGCCATCCACCTCTTTGGGTTATCCATTATCACAGCGTATCACGTAAAGATCCTGCATGAATTATCGGCTTATATAGATGTCTATTTTCATATTATTAACCCGGCGCCGGCTGTCTTCTGGTTTGACGACAAAAACGAAAAACAACTGGCCCGCTGGCGGCAGAAAGGCCTGCAGGAACTAGCGGCCAACACGGCCGGCAACACCCTTCTCACCGGGTGGGGGAGTGTGATACAAAACAGCTTCGGCCTTTTCTTCGCCTACGATGCTTTTTTAAATGCCTACGAAGACATCGACATCGTGGAACCGGAACCGGATTCGCTGCTGCACAAAATCCAGCACGATATCTTTATGGCCGCCACCAACGAACGGCAGCCCCTTTCCCTGGAAGATACCAGAGATGGTTCCGTCACCATCAACTCCTGTTACACCATCGCCCGGGAAGTGGAAGTACTGTATAACTACCTGGTACACCTGGTAGATCAGCGGCATGAAGCCTTGTCGCCCCGCGACATTGTAGTCATGGTCAGCGACATTGATGCCTACGCACCTTATATCAAAGCGGTATTTAATCATGCGCCATACCGGTTCCGCTACACCATTGCCGATGAAAGCTATACTGATAACGACAACCTTTTTAATGCCCTGCATGCCATCTTAACCGTTACGGCCGACAACTTCAAAGCCGAAACCGTAATACAGCTGCTGGACTTTTCATATATCCGTAAACGTTTTGCCCTGCAGGACCCGCTGCGGATACGCGCCATTGTACAGGCAGCCAACATCCGGTTTGGTATTGAAGGCGACAAAACGGAAGAAACCCATTTTGTCAGCTGGCGGTACGGTATCCAGCGGATCATGTATGGTATCTGCATGAGCGGCAATGAAGAATACGGCACAGGCGCCGACAGCTTTTTCCCGCTGGACCAGCTGGAAGGCAGCGATGCCCACGAAATCATCCGCTTCTGCCATTTTGCGGCGGTACTCATGGACTCCATCGAAGACCGTACACATGACCGGAGCATTGCAGAATGGGTGACCTATGCAGAACGCCTGCTGCATAACCTCGTATTTGAACCGCAGGAAGAAGTAGATGAGGACTATACCACCCTCATGAAAGAACTCACCGATTACAACACGCTAAATGAGTACATGGATGATAAAATATCCTTTGAGGTATTTAACCATAGCTTCCTGCAAACCCTTACAGGTACTACCCGCGCCGGACTATTTGTAAACGGGGGCATCACCTTCTGTTCGCTCATTCCCATGCGTAGTATTCCGTTTAAGGTAGTAGCGTTGATGGGCCTTAACTACGATAAATTCCCCCGCCGGGAAAACAAGTCCAGCTTCAACCTGATGGAACAACAACGGCAACGGGGCGATCGTAATGTAAAAGAAAATGATAAACACCTGTTCCTGGAAACGGTATTATCTGCCCAAAACTATTTATACATCAGCTATGTAGGTAAAAATGCCAAAGACAATACCATCCAGCCACCTTCTGCCCTGGTAGATGAACTGGTAGATTACATAGAAGCCGGTACCGATCCGGCTGAACAATCCCAGGTACGCTCCCTGCTCATTACCCAGCAGCCCTTACAGGGATTCAGCCGGAAATATGCTACCGGCAACGATCAGCTGTTCAGCTATCTGAATAATAATACCCTGCATAAAAAGACGGTACTAAAGGAACAAAAGATAACAGACCCGTTAAACTTCGATGAAATTACGCTGGATGAACTGGTCAGCTTCTTCCGGAATCCTTTCCGCGCTTATTACAATAAAGTGCTGGGCATCTATTACAACAATGAACAAATTCTGCTGAAAGAAACAGAATTGTTCAGCCTCGATAACCTGGATCAGTGGGATATCAAAAACCGACTGTTGCCCGTGGCGGCAAATGAAACCGGTATCCTGCAAAAAATGCTGGTCCGCAAAGGCAGGCTGCCGCTGAGTAATATGGCTACGGTAGCCCTGCATCAGGTAGAAGAGCTGGTAGTACCGGTACGCGCCCTCTATGATACCCTCACAAAAGGCACTGAAGAAAAACGGCTGCCGGTGGAGTTATCGGTAGATGGCAGCTTACTGAAAGGTACTATCCCCCAGGTTTTTGATGATAAATTCCTGCAGGTATCCTGGTCGAAAAAAGAAACCAAATACCTGATAGCAGCTTATATCCGTTACCTGGCAGGTACGGCAGCAGGCGTATTAACCGGTATGCATTTTATTTCCGGCACTAAAAAGGAAGCCGTTTTTGCCGCAGTACCTTTGTCGCAACAAACTGCCCAACACCGGCTGCAGGAGCTGGTTCGCCTCTATAAAAGCGGATTCAGTAAAATGCTGCCATTTTACCCTGACTTTGAAACGGAACCTGCCGAACTGGACACCCTGGGTACAGATAAGTTTCTGGTGATGATCAGTAAAAAGCTGGAATCCAACACAGATCCGTATATCATGCAGGAATATGAAAAAGGATTTTTTGAAGAGGAAG
- the recD gene encoding exodeoxyribonuclease V subunit alpha, whose amino-acid sequence MRNISTLNDVHQQFAEYFDIPALKPFAYLLSKKLSEGHICLHLDKIKADQDALPSFYYIPENIPAALAAIPLIGKHGDDRQPFVLYQNRLYLQRYFRYETNFLERLQAFLTAEQLLLPERMALLKNQQPFITRLFEAPAATTTGGDPVNWQLAAAITGVLNNFTIITGGPGTGKTTTVAKLLAILYATDPALKVALAAPTGKAAARMAESLRNTTIDIDPAIAAQFRLLQPATIHRLLKPERDTPYFRHNRENPLNYDVVIVDECSMIDVALFSKLLDAIHPHTRLILLGDKDQLASVEAGSLFGDLCQAQEQLNLFSPARRQFINTFITDTLQQIPAAQERDHYQHPLFQHLVELRRSHRFTGHQGIGKFTRAVIDNNVAAIQAFLPADADPQVIIDQAADPALFEQFIAGYTAFITEKDTATALRKLNTQRVLTAVREGPQGLYAVNKQIEKYLHDKKLITANAEFYENRPIILTRNYYEHGLFNGDTGIIRPNSNGTLMAWFEDSTGGLKGVLPGYLTQAETAFAMTIHKSQGSEFGEVLVVLPQVAEVPILTRELLYTAASRAKERVYLQGPATVILMAAARFVERASGIAARFLAAGAGN is encoded by the coding sequence ATGCGAAACATTTCGACCCTGAACGACGTTCACCAGCAATTTGCAGAGTACTTCGATATTCCTGCATTAAAGCCTTTCGCTTACCTGCTGTCGAAGAAACTGAGTGAAGGGCATATCTGTCTGCATCTCGATAAAATTAAAGCCGACCAGGACGCACTTCCGTCTTTTTATTATATACCGGAAAACATCCCGGCGGCACTGGCGGCCATTCCGCTGATTGGTAAGCATGGTGACGACCGGCAGCCCTTTGTATTATACCAAAACCGGCTGTACCTGCAACGGTATTTCCGCTACGAAACCAATTTCCTGGAGCGCCTGCAGGCCTTTCTCACGGCCGAACAGCTGCTATTACCGGAAAGAATGGCATTGCTAAAAAATCAGCAACCATTTATTACCCGGTTGTTTGAGGCGCCCGCTGCCACGACAACAGGCGGTGATCCGGTCAACTGGCAGCTGGCAGCTGCTATTACCGGGGTGTTGAATAATTTCACCATCATCACCGGCGGCCCGGGTACGGGTAAAACTACTACCGTAGCCAAACTGCTGGCTATCCTGTATGCGACCGACCCCGCCCTGAAAGTAGCGCTGGCAGCACCTACCGGTAAAGCCGCCGCACGTATGGCGGAGAGTCTCCGTAATACTACCATCGATATAGATCCGGCGATTGCTGCCCAATTCCGGCTGCTGCAACCGGCTACCATTCACAGGCTGCTGAAGCCCGAAAGAGATACCCCTTACTTCCGGCATAACCGGGAAAATCCGCTTAACTACGATGTAGTGATTGTAGATGAGTGTTCCATGATTGATGTGGCGCTTTTTTCCAAACTGCTGGACGCCATCCATCCGCATACCCGCCTGATTTTGCTGGGCGACAAAGACCAGCTGGCCTCTGTAGAAGCGGGCAGCTTGTTTGGAGATCTTTGTCAGGCGCAGGAACAACTCAACCTCTTTTCACCGGCACGGCGACAGTTCATCAATACCTTTATTACGGATACGCTGCAACAAATTCCGGCAGCACAGGAACGGGATCATTATCAGCACCCGCTGTTTCAACACCTCGTGGAATTGCGGCGCAGCCACCGTTTCACAGGACATCAGGGTATCGGAAAATTTACCCGCGCGGTTATCGACAACAACGTGGCCGCTATTCAGGCGTTTCTGCCTGCCGATGCCGATCCGCAGGTAATCATAGACCAGGCTGCCGATCCGGCATTGTTTGAACAGTTCATTGCCGGATATACTGCTTTCATCACAGAAAAAGATACGGCTACCGCACTCCGTAAACTGAATACCCAACGGGTACTCACCGCTGTCAGAGAAGGACCGCAAGGCCTGTACGCCGTCAACAAACAAATAGAAAAATACCTGCACGATAAAAAACTCATTACTGCCAATGCAGAATTTTATGAGAACCGTCCTATTATCCTCACCCGTAACTATTACGAACACGGCTTATTCAACGGAGATACCGGCATTATCCGGCCCAACAGCAACGGCACGCTGATGGCCTGGTTTGAAGACAGTACCGGTGGACTGAAAGGTGTATTACCGGGCTATCTTACACAGGCGGAAACAGCTTTTGCCATGACGATTCACAAAAGTCAGGGTTCTGAATTCGGAGAAGTATTGGTAGTATTGCCGCAGGTAGCGGAAGTACCCATCCTTACCCGGGAACTGCTGTATACCGCCGCCAGCCGGGCAAAAGAAAGGGTATACCTCCAGGGGCCCGCCACCGTCATATTGATGGCAGCCGCCCGGTTTGTAGAGCGTGCCTCCGGTATTGCCGCCAGATTCCTGGCAGCAGGCGCCGGCAACTAA
- the pth2 gene encoding aminoacyl-tRNA hydrolase, giving the protein MASRIIKQVIVMRKDLNMRKGKMIAQGAHASIAFLTRQAVVEGHTFRTHVRNPEELTEWMTKGFTKICLSVDSEEELERIYQLAVEDGLNATLITDSGLTEFGGVPTKTCCAIGPDLNESIDRITKDLKLL; this is encoded by the coding sequence ATGGCATCCAGGATAATTAAGCAGGTAATCGTGATGCGCAAAGACCTGAATATGCGCAAAGGTAAAATGATAGCACAGGGAGCGCATGCATCCATTGCATTTCTCACCAGGCAGGCCGTGGTAGAGGGGCATACCTTCCGGACACATGTTAGAAATCCCGAAGAATTAACAGAATGGATGACAAAAGGATTTACAAAAATTTGTTTGTCGGTAGATTCTGAAGAAGAACTGGAACGTATCTACCAACTGGCGGTGGAAGACGGGCTGAATGCCACATTGATTACCGATTCGGGGTTAACAGAGTTTGGCGGTGTGCCCACCAAAACCTGTTGTGCGATCGGGCCTGATCTGAATGAATCGATAGACCGGATTACCAAAGATTTAAAGCTGTTGTAG
- a CDS encoding YwbE family protein → MHGRNRSDIYPGLEVAIILKKDQRSGKLTYGIVQDILTSAPFHSRGIKVRLEDGQVGRVAETNVTEED, encoded by the coding sequence ATGCACGGACGTAACAGAAGTGATATATATCCCGGCCTGGAAGTGGCCATCATCCTGAAAAAGGATCAACGCAGCGGAAAACTGACCTATGGTATTGTACAAGATATTCTTACGTCTGCCCCTTTTCATTCCCGTGGTATCAAGGTACGCCTGGAAGACGGCCAGGTAGGCAGGGTGGCCGAAACCAACGTTACGGAAGAAGATTAA
- a CDS encoding slipin family protein: MKRVTVNAYEAGLVFKNGVYKRMLREGHYWLFGEDIIRYDLNKPFVPNIELNILLQDKDIAAALEVVAVNDDEIVLQYENGLLKNVLTAGRYAYWKNSIAYTFIRADISKIDIREDITPATLSHKLVAPYVRTIRVENYEKAVLLVDGKYAQILSAGVYHWWKNDISISVSKIDTRQLQVEINGQEILTKDKAALRINAWAQYRITDIETAVLHHKDYERQLYVLFQLALREYVAALTFDELLEKKETLAAHILQAVSEHSAAMGVSVTGFGIRDIILPGDIKDIMNQVLVAEKKAQANIIMRREETASTRSLLNTARLMEDNPMLFRLKEMEYVEKIAEKINNISVNGNGVLIDQLKQLFISKS, from the coding sequence ATGAAAAGAGTAACTGTAAATGCCTATGAAGCAGGATTGGTTTTCAAAAACGGCGTATACAAACGTATGCTGCGGGAAGGCCACTACTGGCTGTTTGGAGAAGATATCATCCGGTATGATCTGAACAAACCATTTGTACCCAATATAGAACTGAACATCCTTTTGCAGGATAAAGATATCGCTGCCGCCCTGGAAGTAGTGGCCGTAAACGACGATGAAATTGTACTGCAATATGAAAACGGTTTATTAAAAAATGTATTAACAGCGGGCAGATATGCTTATTGGAAAAACAGTATTGCGTATACCTTCATTCGTGCAGATATCAGCAAAATTGATATCCGGGAAGATATTACACCGGCTACCCTGAGCCATAAGCTGGTAGCGCCCTATGTGCGTACCATCCGGGTAGAAAACTATGAAAAAGCCGTATTACTGGTAGATGGTAAATATGCACAGATTTTATCTGCCGGTGTATATCACTGGTGGAAAAATGATATCAGCATTTCGGTGAGTAAAATTGATACCCGGCAGTTGCAGGTAGAAATCAATGGACAGGAAATACTGACCAAAGACAAAGCAGCACTGCGTATCAACGCCTGGGCACAATACCGCATCACCGATATTGAAACGGCGGTATTGCATCATAAAGACTATGAACGGCAGTTGTATGTATTGTTTCAGCTGGCATTGCGCGAATATGTAGCGGCATTGACTTTCGATGAATTGCTGGAGAAAAAAGAAACCCTGGCAGCACATATCCTGCAGGCAGTGAGCGAACATAGTGCAGCGATGGGTGTATCAGTCACCGGCTTCGGTATCCGCGACATCATTTTACCCGGCGATATAAAAGATATCATGAACCAGGTATTGGTAGCGGAAAAGAAAGCACAGGCCAACATCATCATGCGCCGGGAAGAAACTGCCAGCACCCGCAGCCTGTTGAATACAGCGCGGCTGATGGAAGATAATCCAATGTTGTTCCGTTTAAAAGAAATGGAATACGTGGAAAAAATCGCGGAGAAAATCAACAACATCAGCGTCAACGGCAATGGTGTATTGATTGATCAGCTTAAGCAGCTGTTTATCAGCAAATCATAA